Genomic segment of Deferribacterota bacterium:
AATACAGGGTTAGAGCCTATAATGCAGCTGCCCTAAGTGACTTAAGAAACTTTAAGGTAGATTTTGAGGCCTACTATACAGATATAGGCAATCTTGGCTATCCTGATGTACTTTTTGATACTATGACAGCAGGCCAGTGGGCTACAACGGATGATATAACAACCGCTTTAAATAATGATACATGGAATGACAGACTTTCATTTATACCCTCTAATAGGGTGGAGGTTTATTATGATGTTAGTGGCAATAACCAGATTTATGTAATTGGAACAAAGCATCTTAATGGGAGTGCAATATATGCCTCAACAAGTCATACCTCACGCATTTACGGGCAGCAAAATGAGGATTGGGTTGGTCAATCAGCCCAAGGTCTTGTCACTATGCCAACACTTACAACTGGTACAGCTGAGGAGTCACAAAATTACAAGGATGTTTGGTTTACTGAAAATGGTTGGACAGCTATATAATAATTAAAAAGATCCCTCTTTTACAAGAGGGGTCCTCTTTTCTTAGTGCACTATCTATTATATCTACTATTTTTACACAGGTTTGCAGATTTTGCCTTTTATAAAAATGGCTCATCCCTTTTTATTGTAGGTTTTTTAGGCTTTTTTGCTCTCATTTACCTTTTAACAAAGTATGAAAAATTTAGTAATATATATTTTTTACTAACCTCGATATTTTTCTTTATATTACTATTACTAAATGTATTAATTGCAAAAAACTTAGCAGATAGCTTTATTTACATTGTACTTTTAATATCACTTGTTTTTCTCTTCTTTTACTTAGTCATTAAAGGTGTTGCCTTTAAATTTCTTGATACCCTATTTCTAATTGGTTTAATTAATATATTTTTTGTAATAATTGAGGCTTTTTTAAAGCTAAGTGGTT
This window contains:
- a CDS encoding type II secretion system protein; translation: MTNNKAFTLIELLVVIAIITILATISVPQFAKYRVRAYNAAALSDLRNFKVDFEAYYTDIGNLGYPDVLFDTMTAGQWATTDDITTALNNDTWNDRLSFIPSNRVEVYYDVSGNNQIYVIGTKHLNGSAIYASTSHTSRIYGQQNEDWVGQSAQGLVTMPTLTTGTAEESQNYKDVWFTENGWTAI